The Camelina sativa cultivar DH55 chromosome 18, Cs, whole genome shotgun sequence DNA window TCCAATTAAGTAGAGCAGCAACCTCTTTTGGCTGCTCCAGATGTGTCATCAACGTTAATCGTTGTTCCTTGCCCCGGAATCGCTGAATTAGCAGCTGCTGCTTCTTGAGCAGCCAAAGCTTTTTTGCTTATGATTTGGTAGATCTCTGTCAACACGGTTTGAAAAGCTTTCTCAATATTGGTGGCTTCAAGAGCAGATGTCTCCAAGAAAGAGAGACCTTCCGTCTCAGCTAAATTTTGACCATCTTCCTCAGCAACTGATCTCAAGTGGTTTAGATCAGCTTTGTTTCCAGCCATCATGATCACAATGTTTGAATCCGCATGGTCTCTAAGCTCACGTAGCCACCTTAGGGCATTGTCAAAGGTCTGTCTTTTGGTTATGTCATAAACAAGAAGCGCACCTACCGCACCTCTGTAGTAAGCGCTTGTGATAGCTCTGTACCGCTCTTGACCTGCAGTGTCCCATATCTGAGCTTTAACAGTCTTCCCTTCAACCTGTATATCCGTaagacaaatcaaaacaaaaattaacaactGAAGAGATCTCATTTACAAAAATCATTAGTTAAACCCATAATCAACATCTTTCCCACATCAGCAGTATATGTTAATGTTTTAATGAGTTGACTTTGATGAtatggaaaaaataattattagggACAAGTTGTGGGAAGAAGCTTTTTGTCCATTGGCTTTTCTCCAGCTATACCATCCACACAAAAGTACTTTCCCATGACTCATGGCCAGCACATCTAAGATTCTCTCTTGATATTAAAATCTCGTAGCAAACAAAGTATgacaaaaccaaattcaaaaaagGTAAGAGTACAATGCACCAAAATACTATTCAATTCTTAAGAAACCAGAAGACCTTTTCACTTACATATTACCTAATATAAGCATGTTCCTGAGACTAATATGTAAAGGATGCAACTTTATAAGAGTCAAAGAGTAAAAATAAGAAGACAACTGCAACAAATGAAGCCATAGACCTAATGATGAGATCATGAAGCAGCTAGCAACTCAAAAGGCACAAAATCTCAGATCACGTAACGTATCAAAACCACATATAGAGATCACGTGAAAAACGAAAAATAGAGCTTGACATGGACACAGATGGCAAAAGATCACAGACGCACACAAGATACTTGTTCAAAATTCTCTGATACTACTGATACTACCACTTGTGATTTTTAAGCTACCCTTTGTGCTCATTCTCCCAAAttcaaaggaaacaaaagcaaaaacaaaatttagaaatcaTCACCTGGAGAGTTCTGGTGGCGAATTCAACACCAATGGTGGACTTAGATTCCAAACAAAACTCATTCCTTGTGAATCTAGACAAGATGTTTGATTTGCCGACACCAGAATCACCGATCAACACGATCTTGAACAAATAATCATAATCCTGTTCTACCCTATGCGCCATATTTTTTCACCTCTTCTTCGATCGCACCCTCCTCCTATAAACACAtacatataccaaaaaaaaataaaaaatcaaaaagcgATCTTCATAAACAGCACACttgtatatatcatcatcatcatcatcacaaaagTGAACAGatccaacaaaattaaaaaacccgAGCGAAATAAAGAACAGAACAtacctttgtttgttttattccctgaaaatcaaaaatttcaatataaccCTTCTTCAGATCTGTTAAAAAAGGGTGAAACTTTTCTTCAAAGGAACACTCTTTGATTACGAAATTTATTTTTCAGCCAATTGAGGAAAAAATACAGAGGAACTGTGTTTAGGTTtcgtgttaaaaaaaaatacgtaTAATTGGTCCGTATAAATTACTATATAACTAGCTTTTTTTTTGAGTTGATACGGTGaagaaacgacgtcgtattAAAGAAAATGACAAGAATTGCTGAGGTGGATGGTTCATTGGGCAGGCTGACAAAAAGTAAGAGGATGTTTCTTTCAGGGGTAACTTAGGAATTTATGACTTAAATTGTTATCCCATACGGTAATCAGCCAATAAGTAAGAGCCACGTCATGAAAATAGTTTGAGAATTTCTGTAAcctaattgatttttttgtttttaaagtaaTAAATTTACATTCTGTCATGTGTTGGTGATGGTCTGTTGATTGATCACTCGATTATTAGAATTTGAGTAGTAGACTAAAGATTCCAACATCATTTATTTGGTGATAAGTTTGAAAAAGATTAGTGGTGTATTCTTTATTTAGACTTAATTTAGTATGGTTTAGGTTAAGACTCGAAccttattattcttttgtttatgtgtaAGTGTAACTGATTgggattattaaaaaaaataattacagaTCTCTCGTTTTGCTTGTTAAAGAGATTTATGTATGATTCCTAGGTGAATCAcatctttctttttaagtttttgtacAATCTTTAAAGCTCTGGTTTATGGTTTTGATGAATATTATTAGTACAAGGTTTCCTTcattttaaagtttgttttctccaactttgaaaatttatcaaaacatttttatgAAACGGATGGAATAATTGCGTAAGCACCcctataattttgtatataacgACTGTAATATATGTTGGAGCTAAAAAGGCCGTGTAGGGTGATTTTAGTGGGCCAATAAcaagataatatatatcataattgaTAAAAGGCCTCGTTGAAAGTGAGCCCATGATAAAATCTCAACCAACATTGATTGACTCGGTCTCTGCGAGTTGAAGCCACGCGGCggttgagaaagaaagaaagaaacagagcaaagccAACGCCGTcgcagagaaaaaaagaaaaaacgccGACGACGAAGATATGAGAGAGACGGTGAAGTTGATAAGCATGGAAGGCTTTGAGTTCGTCATCGATAGAGAAGCCGCTATGGTTTCTCATACTATCCGAAGCATGCTCACTTCTCCAGGTTAGTTACTCTGATCTCGCTTCGGTTATAGGGGTTTTGATGCTCTAATCCAGATTCTGATCTTGCTTGATTTCGATTGATTCTATCTTATTTGGGTGTGAATTATCAACCCTAGCGAGAGATTATGCTTACAATCGCAAATTCAATTGCGTAATTGAATCTCCCAGTTTCCAATGAGGAAGCTTGTCCAAATTCATTAGATCGTTCTCAATTTCACCTAAATATCAATGCTTTAGAAACTAGGAGGTTCCCTTTTGTTTAGGGCAATTGAAAAGAAACGTTCTTGATCTTGCACAAGTGTCTTATAATTCAGTGTTCATAAAGAAAATGCTGGAATCTCTATTGTACTAGATGCAGCATGTATAGTGATCtaaagaagaaactttgttgtttttgttttatatttgtggCAGGTGGTTTCTCGGAATCCAAAGATGGCGTTGTGACATTCCCTGATATTAGCACTCCAATTCTAGAGAAGATCTGTCAGTACTTCTACTGGTCTCTTCAATACTCCAGGTTCCGTTATCTAACTCGCCTCTTTCTCTATGTTGATCTAGTAGGGAACATGGCATTGAAGTCTCTATTGGTCCCTTTCTAATCGCGGTTTGAAGTATCAAAGTCAGACTACTTAGTTAAGAATGAACGCGTCCTCTAGAAATAGTCTCATTGCAAACTCTTTTACCCCATTGCATATCGAGTTCAATTCTCAggaaagttttgatctttagGAGCCTCTTGTGATTGCAGTACCATGGaaagtaataatatttgttCTGCTTTTAGTCTCATTAGTTTTATCTCTCTATGAACCATTGTATTGAAAGTGTCCTGTTTTCTAGAATCGGATTCCTTTTTAACCGCTTCTCTCTACccctatctttctctctttttatagCTGTTTATTCTCTAACTACCCCATATGCAAAATGTTGCATCTCTTACAGAGGCAAAGAGACCGAGTTTTATATCGAGCCTGAACTGACTCTAGAGCTGATGATGGCTGCTAACTATCTTCACACTTGAAGAACTAAAAAGGATGACGCTGTTGAATCTTATTCGACTAGTATAGTTTATGATAGGTGTGGAAATTAATGTTAAATCCTTGGAGCGGGTTCATGTGCTTGGTTTGACAGAAACCTGCATTGGGTTCATGAAGAACTATTGAATAGCTCTGAGTGTAAGTCatgtacttctgtactagtTGATAGTTTTAACTGCAACATCAAAAGTTCTTGTGGGTGTTTactagttatttatatttaaacagCTTTAGCAAGCTTTGTAATAAGCAACATACGTTCTGGTCCTAATAATGACTTTGGAAATTGCTCTTTTCGAAACGGCATAATACACAGGAGGTTGCTCTTTTCGAAACGAAATCAGCACACATGCTGGTTCGTTGTCTTGTGCATACAAACAAGCAAATGACAGTCGAAAATATCTTTTGCCCTTGCCTAAGATGTCTCGTGTAAAAAAAAGCTCTGTAGACTGGGCCAAGCTTGCTTCATCATTAACTGCCAGAATCAGAAGACATAAACCacttttaaaaggaaaaaaaacacgaGGCTGTTTCTCCGGCCTTCGTCCATATTGTTCCAAAAGTCGTAAGTACGTTTTGGCTCCAAACTATTGGAccactcctctctctctctcgagatcTCCTTACATGACCCTTCCCATCCACAAACACcaatctttaatattttttttattggaagtCGCAACATGTCACTATCATTGGAGATTCCAAAAATAGATGATTTACCACATCGAGAAAGTAATTCTCCCTGTATACATACTATtgtatttcttttctttggtaattttaagaaaaactaTTTACGAAATTGGCAAAAGGAAAAGACAGAACATTAAACGTAGAAAcataagttatattttattatttacttggTCCatgtaatgatattttattatataaagtttgatgtatcaaaattatttattaacaaaattttgtgatatgtgtcaattgtatcattcagatgttgatacatgtcaattttaaatttattaaaaatatagaaaagaaaaatgtaaaaatttaaaacttaccataaaaaggttttatataaaagtaaaatagaaaaaagaaaacctaattttatttaaaatatttaaatattttaaaatttagaaaaaatcattataaggaaattatatatatataaatcttattatataaagtttgatgtcaaaattactcattaacaagatcgtgacatgtgtcaattgtatcattcagatgttgacacatgtcaattttaaatttattaaaaatacaaaaaaaaatgtaaaaatttgaaacctaccataaaaaggttttatataaaagtaaaatgaagaaaataaaacctaattttatttcaaatatttaaacaattttaaaatttagaaaaattcattataaggaaattatatatatatatatatatatcataaaattcgaaattataatattgtttacttattttaattttaagttgctaattttacaagaaaaatattactttttatatataaaaaatgattgtgaaaattatacaattatttactgtttctaaaaaaaatgtaaatacccacctttacacaaagaaaaattgttgaaaaaaaaaatagatagtctcatatttttttcactaatcaaataatttattcaaaaagactgctattgtaatatataagataggagtatgtaagattaacatatgcgtttttgtaattacacaaatgttaaagtaaagagacatataatatattctgtaatgtgttcataaagacaatttgttggtagtaaagacaatttgttggtagtacaaatacacttttagtggtgaTGTAGATAATAGAtttataaatggatatacattagtgtattacagcaaaaaaaaaactattttctataattaaaagtttatttatttacttttatatattgttttttacttacgaaaagaactaaatatatattcttttgttaaattttattttattttaataactttgaactcatctatatctattttctttaattaaaagtgtatctatttactgtttttttttctatcaaacaattaaaaggaaatttctcGGTTAGCTGCCTAAACCAGAGAGAaaggatttacaaaagaaacttcagagataagagaacacgaagcatgggcaagacaatctgccttcatatttgacgcacgcgggatccaagagatagagaatagtgggaaagactccagcgagttaaactcatcgagaaagttggagaaggacggccaATATTCAGAAGACTTCACCATTGTGAGTAACTtagcacaatcagtctcaaaacgttgacaagcgatcccttcAACACGTATCCGCTcaatggcccacaacaacgtTTTTAACTCCGAATGCAGGGGGAGGGGCTCTGTGTTAGACACTTGgtccccaacaacaaggttcgatCCTCACCAATGCAACACCACAagcccaatcatgaatgcacattggttgttTTCCAAGAACCCTCAATCTGACAacgaggtgaagaaacctggacatctgAATAcgaagatggagctgacattACTTCCATAAAAGAGAGCGCCTATTCCCAAGCTAAATTATCACCCAAAGTCTGAGTAATTATATTATTCGCCTCTATCTCttaaccttgattttttttatggccTTCCTGATTGTCtataaaatccatggtaattTAAGAAGTTGATCatgatcaccctgttgagaggcgtccctccagaaaacaaaatccaaattcgagtacaccgactcatatggtaAACCCTCTGGCCTATGACAAGACCGGAGtcagagataaatcccaaacttcacacgaacgaagacattcaaaataaaaatgtggtTAATAGTTTCAACCGTAGTAGAGTCGCATCTTTTacatcaaatatcacattggacacctcggtgtatctatttacttactaaaaatatttactttatattttttggtaaattaattttaatttaaaaattataaacccgcATATCAggcggatcctaatctagtataatataatactatacTCCATATAAATATACTTCATCTTGGTCTCCATAGAAATTATAGACCAACTAGGTTAATTCTGAAGATGGCAACACGAGGAGTTTTCTCAAGCCTCCTCTTGTGTCTCATTGTCTTGTTTTTCTTGAATTCAGTCTCAGCAGTCACACATGATCATCAAGATAAACaggtatattattatatcaatgATCAATAAATCTCTTTTTCTAGCTATATATGCTCAACCATTTATACATTATGATTATGTTGATAAGTGATGGTtatagtttaattaattgagGTGTATATCGTCTACATGGGTTCACTCCCTTCTCGAGGGGACTACACACCAATGTCGCATCACATGAGTATTCTTCAAGAGGTCGCCAGAGAGAGGTGTGAATTGATTAATTCAATCATTTATTACTTTACATCTATTACGAGGATTCTAACATACAATTACTCTAGTTCGATAGAAGGTCGTTTGGTGAGAAGTTACAAAAAGAGTTTTAACGGGTTTGCGGCCCGGCTCACTGAGTCAGAAAGAGAACGAGTAGCCGGTGAGTGTTTATTATGtatacattcaaatgatttcttCTTCAGTAATGTTTACATTTAGTGTGTATCTTTTCTAAGTGATTCATAACCTTTATCACCTGAACTCTGAAGCcaaatttatattgttattttttaacgTTAATGTCACACGCAAACGGAAGCAAGTGTTTGCATTAGCTTCTtgcaaaactatttttatgaaaaatgaactattttatgttaaaatgacgtagattcaaaaaaaaaaaaaattaaatgtgaaTTGAACATacgtgaaccaaaaaaaaatgaatcaatcAAGCCTAAAACCCTTACTGATATTGTTAGATATGGAGGGAGTTGTGTCTGTGTTTCCGAACAAGAAATTAAAACTCCAAACGACCGGGTCTTGGGACTTTATGGGGATAAAGGAAGGAAAAGGGACGAAGCGGAATCCATCTGTGGAGAGTGATACTATTATTGGAGTCTTGGACGGTGGAATCTGGCCGGAATCCGAAAGCTTTTCCGACAAAGGCTTTGGTCCTCCTCCAAAGAAATGGAAGGGCCTTTGTGCCGGCGGCCAGAACTTCTCATGCAATAAGTACGTGTAAAtccatttttctctgttttttaaatgttaaaactCTTTAGTTGTTGGAAGTTGATCAAAACTCATTGTGTTCGTTAACATAAGTTCTATATTTAGTGCATATGCacaattttaaacattttaagcAACAAAATTTGTTTACCAAATGCAAATGTAACGAAAACATATATCCTATGACAACATCTTATAATGACTCcacatcttttatatattttatttaattttattttgtcacaTGTAAACGTAAATGAAAAGATTACGTTTCGAGACCTACGTGTAGTCTAGGTAAGAGAGTCTAACTGGGTC harbors:
- the LOC104762024 gene encoding ras-related protein RABA2d-like isoform X2 — protein: MAHRVEQDYDYLFKIVLIGDSGVGKSNILSRFTRNEFCLESKSTIGVEFATRTLQVKAQIWDTAGQERYRAITSAYYRGAVGALLVYDITKRQTFDNALRWLRELRDHADSNIVIMMAGNKADLNHLRSVAEEDGQNLAETEGLSFLETSALEATNIEKAFQTVLTEIYQIISKKALAAQEAAAANSAIPGQGTTINVDDTSGAAKRGCCST
- the LOC104762024 gene encoding ras-related protein RABA2d-like isoform X1, coding for MAHRVEQDYDYLFKIVLIGDSGVGKSNILSRFTRNEFCLESKSTIGVEFATRTLQVEGKTVKAQIWDTAGQERYRAITSAYYRGAVGALLVYDITKRQTFDNALRWLRELRDHADSNIVIMMAGNKADLNHLRSVAEEDGQNLAETEGLSFLETSALEATNIEKAFQTVLTEIYQIISKKALAAQEAAAANSAIPGQGTTINVDDTSGAAKRGCCST
- the LOC104762025 gene encoding transcription elongation factor B polypeptide 1, with protein sequence MRETVKLISMEGFEFVIDREAAMVSHTIRSMLTSPGGFSESKDGVVTFPDISTPILEKICQYFYWSLQYSRGKETEFYIEPELTLELMMAANYLHT